The DNA segment TCGACGCCGAGTCCGAACGGCGCGAACGCTCCGATGCCGATCGCCCAGCGATTCGGCTCGACCCTGGCGAGGTAGGCATTCGGAATCGGGAACACGCCGGGCTCCATCTCTTCGATGGTGCCGAAGCCCGGCTTCGGATCGACGCCCGCGAAGCTGGTGGTGGCGTGCAGAAGGTGGAACACGCCGTTACCGTGCCAGCCCTTTCCGAGCCGCGTGAGTGCCGCCGGGTTGTGGAAGATCGCGGACGCATCGCCGACCACCGCGGTACCGGTGCCGGCCATCCCCATCGCGACGGCGCTCTGTTCCCAGATGTTGTAGCCCGAACCCCATGCCGCGCCCGGAACGATCAGCGCGAACGCGAGCACGCTCCAACGAACACTGCGACGCATGCGGTGATTCTCCTTCCTGAACTCAGTGCGATTCCGGTCCTGAGCGATTCGCGTAGAGGCGGTCGATCACGGCAGCGAACTTGGCCGCGATCACGCGGCGCTTCACCTTGAGCGTCGGCGTCAGCTCGTCGCCCTCCTGGCTCAGCTCGCGTTCGAGCAGCGCGAACTCCTTGATCTTCTCGAATTGCGCGAGTGGTTCGTTGACGCGATCGACTTCGGCTTTGTAGAGCGCGCGCACCTCGGGCCGGACGAGCAGCTCGGCGGGACGCACGAACGTCCAGCCTCGCACCCGCGCCTCGCCTTCGAGATTCGCGAAGTTCGGCACCAACAGGCAGGTGATGGTGGGGCGCTGATCGCCGATCAGGATCGCCTCGGTGATCCACTTGCTGGTCTTGAGCGCGCCTTCGATCGGCTGCGGGGCGACCTTCTTGCCGCCCGAGGTCACCAGCAGCTCCTTGAGCCGGTCGGTGATGTACAGGTAGCCGTCGTCGTCGAAACGCCCGAGATCGCCGGTGTGGAACCACCCGTCGGTGATCGCGACCGCGGTCGCCGCTTCGTTTCGGAAGTAGCCCTTCATCACGTGCGGGCCGCGCGTCAAGATCTCGCCGTTGGTGTCGATCTTCACTTCGACGCCCGGGACCGCCTTGCCGACCGAACCCGGCTTCTCGCGCCCCGGCGGGTTCAACGTGATGACCGGCGAAGTCTCGGTGAGCCCGTAGCCCTCGCGGATCGGAATGCCGATCGCGAAGAAGAACTCGATCACCTTGGCATTGAGCGGCGCGCCGCCCGACACGCAGTAGTCGACGCGGCCTCCGACCCGCTCGCGAACCTTGGCGCCGACCAGCCGGTCCGCGATGCGCGACTGAAGCGCCGCGAACGGCCCGAGGCGCCGGCGCTCGAAATGCGCACGTGCGGCCTCGCGCCGCTGCTCGAGCCCCCAGTGGAAGATCGCGCGGCGGAGCGGCGGGAGCGTGCGCGAGTTGTCCATCACGCGCGCGTAGACCTTCTCGAAGAACCGCGGCACTCCGACCAGCACGGTGGGCCGCACTTCCATCGCGTCAGCTGCCACGGTGTCGAGGCTCTGCGCATAGGCGATCGAGGCCCCGCCTCCGAGCATCGAGTAGAAGCCGCCCATGCGCTCGAAGATGTGGCACAGCGGCAGGAACGACAGGCACCGATTGGTCGGATAGATCGGGCTGACCTCGAGCCCCGCCCACACGTTCGAAGCGATGTTGCGATGGGTCAGCATCGCGCCTTTGGGCTCTCCGGTGGTGCCGGAGGTGTAGATGATGGTGGCGACCTCGTCGGCGGTGACCGAGCGCGCCAGGCGCTCGAACTCGCCGGGTGCCGCGCGTCCCGCCGTCGCCCCCTGCTCCATGACTTCGGCGAGGCCATGGCTGCCCTCGGGCCGCACCGGT comes from the Candidatus Eisenbacteria bacterium genome and includes:
- a CDS encoding long-chain fatty acid--CoA ligase yields the protein MTRSRGNGMTQAATLIGIFLDTIARHPKPDQFMRKGPEGWESLSSQRARTDVEHLSLGLGALGVQRGDRVALLSENRYEWAITDLAVLARGAVTVPIYPTLTAEQSRHVLANSEARLIVVSTAAQLEKIRSVAAQLPSLKTIVYMDPVPVRPEGSHGLAEVMEQGATAGRAAPGEFERLARSVTADEVATIIYTSGTTGEPKGAMLTHRNIASNVWAGLEVSPIYPTNRCLSFLPLCHIFERMGGFYSMLGGGASIAYAQSLDTVAADAMEVRPTVLVGVPRFFEKVYARVMDNSRTLPPLRRAIFHWGLEQRREAARAHFERRRLGPFAALQSRIADRLVGAKVRERVGGRVDYCVSGGAPLNAKVIEFFFAIGIPIREGYGLTETSPVITLNPPGREKPGSVGKAVPGVEVKIDTNGEILTRGPHVMKGYFRNEAATAVAITDGWFHTGDLGRFDDDGYLYITDRLKELLVTSGGKKVAPQPIEGALKTSKWITEAILIGDQRPTITCLLVPNFANLEGEARVRGWTFVRPAELLVRPEVRALYKAEVDRVNEPLAQFEKIKEFALLERELSQEGDELTPTLKVKRRVIAAKFAAVIDRLYANRSGPESH